The Nocardioides campestrisoli genome includes a window with the following:
- the aspS gene encoding aspartate--tRNA ligase: MIRTHDAGSLRPEHVGQTVTLAGWVARRRDHGGVAFLDLRDASGVVQVVVRDEAVAHSLRNEYCLKVTGEVGTRPEGNANAAIPTGEIEVVALPGTEGVEVLSTAAPLPFPIDDAASHKGGDVGEEVRLKHRYLDLRRSGPAAAIRLRSRLNRAARTVLDEHGFVEVETPTLTRSTPEGARDFVVPARLRPGSWYALPQSPQLFKQLLMVGGLEKYYQIARCYRDEDFRADRQPEFTQLDIEMSFVDQEDVIRLMEDVLEAMWAEAGHKIERPIPRMTYEEAMRRFGSDKPDLRMGLELVECTEFFADTTFRVFQAPYVGAVVMPGGASQPRKKLDAWQEWAKQRGAKGLAYVLVQEDGSLTGPVAKNLSETEAAGLADHVGAAPGDCIFFAAGAAKPSRALLGAARLEIGRRGGLIDESTFAFTWVVDAPLFEPASDAVASGDVAVGAGAWTAVHHAFTSPKPEYLDTFDTDPGSALAYAYDIVCNGSELGGGSIRIHREDVQKRVFKVMGIDEAEAEEKFGFLLEAFKYGAPPHGGIAVGMDRISAMLAGTDSIRDVIAFPKSGGGYDPLTEAPAPISAQQRAEAGVDAVPEETGSDAADA; encoded by the coding sequence GTGATCCGCACCCATGACGCCGGTTCCCTGCGACCCGAGCACGTCGGCCAGACCGTGACCCTCGCCGGGTGGGTGGCGCGGCGCCGCGATCACGGCGGCGTCGCCTTCCTCGACCTGCGCGACGCCAGCGGCGTGGTGCAGGTGGTGGTCCGGGACGAGGCCGTGGCCCACAGCCTGCGCAACGAGTACTGCCTCAAGGTCACCGGCGAGGTCGGCACCCGTCCCGAGGGCAACGCCAACGCGGCGATCCCCACCGGCGAGATCGAGGTCGTCGCTCTGCCTGGCACCGAGGGCGTCGAGGTGCTCTCGACCGCGGCTCCGCTGCCGTTCCCGATCGACGACGCCGCCTCGCACAAGGGCGGCGACGTGGGGGAGGAGGTGCGGCTCAAGCACCGCTACCTCGACCTGCGCCGCTCCGGCCCCGCCGCCGCCATCCGGCTGCGCAGCCGGCTCAACCGGGCGGCCCGCACGGTGCTCGACGAGCACGGCTTCGTCGAGGTGGAGACCCCGACCCTGACCCGCTCCACCCCCGAGGGCGCCCGCGACTTCGTGGTGCCGGCCCGGCTCCGGCCCGGCAGCTGGTACGCCCTGCCGCAGAGCCCGCAGCTGTTCAAGCAGCTGCTGATGGTCGGCGGGCTGGAGAAGTACTACCAGATCGCCCGCTGCTACCGGGACGAGGACTTCCGCGCCGACCGCCAGCCCGAGTTCACCCAGCTCGACATCGAGATGAGCTTCGTGGACCAGGAGGACGTCATCCGGCTGATGGAGGACGTGCTCGAGGCGATGTGGGCCGAGGCCGGGCACAAGATCGAGCGTCCGATCCCGCGGATGACCTACGAGGAGGCGATGCGCCGCTTCGGCTCCGACAAGCCCGACCTGCGAATGGGTCTGGAGCTCGTGGAGTGCACCGAGTTCTTCGCCGACACCACGTTCCGGGTCTTCCAGGCGCCGTACGTCGGTGCCGTGGTGATGCCCGGCGGCGCCTCGCAGCCGCGCAAGAAGCTGGACGCCTGGCAGGAGTGGGCCAAGCAGCGCGGTGCCAAGGGCCTGGCCTACGTGCTCGTCCAGGAGGACGGCTCGCTCACCGGGCCCGTCGCCAAGAACCTCTCCGAGACCGAGGCGGCCGGGCTGGCCGACCACGTCGGCGCGGCGCCCGGGGACTGCATCTTCTTCGCCGCCGGCGCGGCCAAGCCGAGCCGCGCCCTGCTGGGTGCCGCCCGGCTGGAGATCGGGCGCCGCGGCGGCCTGATCGACGAGTCCACCTTCGCCTTCACCTGGGTGGTGGACGCGCCGCTGTTCGAGCCCGCCTCGGACGCGGTGGCCAGCGGCGACGTCGCCGTGGGCGCCGGCGCCTGGACCGCGGTGCACCACGCCTTCACCAGCCCCAAGCCGGAGTACCTCGACACCTTCGACACCGACCCCGGCTCGGCGCTCGCCTACGCCTACGACATCGTGTGCAACGGCAGCGAGCTGGGCGGCGGGTCGATCCGTATCCACCGCGAGGACGTGCAGAAGCGTGTCTTCAAGGTGATGGGGATCGACGAGGCCGAGGCGGAGGAGAAGTTCGGCTTCCTGCTCGAGGCGTTCAAGTACGGCGCCCCGCCGCACGGCGGCATCGCCGTCGGGATGGACCGGATCTCGGCCATGCTGGCCGGCACCGACTCGATCCGCGACGTGATCGCGTTCCCGAAGTCAGGTGGCGGTTACGACCCGCTCACCGAGGCGCCCGCGCCGATCAGCGCGCAGCAGCGCGCGGAGGCCGGGGTGGACGCGGTGCCGGAGGAGACCGGCTCCGACGCGGCTGACGCCTGA
- the alaS gene encoding alanine--tRNA ligase, producing the protein MDTAEIRRRFLAHFENGSRWGAHTAVPSASLLADDPNLLFVPAGMVPFKPYFLGQEKAPYPRATSVQKCVRTPDIEDVGRTTRHGTFFEMCGNFSFGDYFKEGAIELAWELVTKPVADGGFGLDESRLWPSILHGDDEALALWKKVTGLPEDRIVRLGRKENYWSMGVPGPGGPCSEILYDRGPQYGPDGEFGTTSRTEMPVELEDRYLEIWNLVFMQDELSAVRSKEDFDIAGSLPNRNIDTGMGLERVAFLLQGKENMYEIDVMAPVIARAEELSGRRYGADRDDDVRFRVVADHVRSSMMLIGDGVTPGNEARGYVLRRLLRRAVRSMRLLGYEDPALPELMPVSRDRMGETYSDLHSDWERISRVAYAEEEAFRKTLQAGTTIFDLAAGQVKESGGRVLSGQQAFSLHDTYGFPIDLTLEMASEQGLSVDEAGFRGLMAEQRERAKADARAKKGQHADTSAYRGVLDAHGPTEWLAYETLETESRPLALLREGHSVPALAAGEVGELVLDRTPFYAESGGQAADAGRIEFDGGVLEVLDVQRPVRGLVVHQVRVLEGELPADAGTLHAKVDPEWRTGARQAHSGTHVVHAALREVLGPTALQSGSYNRPGYLRLDFGWTSALSPDQVRDIETVSNQALRADLPVGWQYMTLAEAKEWGAIALFGETYDDQKVRVVEIGGPWSRELCGGTHVDHSSQIGTVVVTGEASVGSGNRRIEAFTGVEGFAYLARERDVVHELTTMLKAQPDDVVGRVRDMVERLRATEKELERARLSQLLAGGAGLAAGAQDVGGVAVVAHRVDGAGGGDVRTLATDVRARLAADRPGVVVLVGVADGKVAVVAATNDAARERGLSANDLVRALGPHVGGRGGGKPDMAQGGGTEVSGVDAAVAAVAPEVARALGGA; encoded by the coding sequence ATGGACACCGCAGAGATCCGCCGCCGCTTCCTCGCGCACTTCGAGAACGGATCGCGTTGGGGCGCGCACACCGCCGTCCCGTCGGCGTCGCTGCTGGCCGACGACCCCAACCTGCTCTTCGTGCCGGCCGGGATGGTGCCGTTCAAGCCGTACTTCCTCGGCCAGGAGAAGGCGCCGTACCCGCGCGCCACCAGCGTGCAGAAGTGCGTGCGCACCCCCGACATCGAGGACGTCGGCCGGACCACGCGGCACGGCACGTTCTTCGAGATGTGCGGCAACTTCTCCTTCGGCGACTACTTCAAGGAAGGCGCGATCGAGCTCGCCTGGGAGCTGGTCACCAAGCCGGTCGCCGACGGTGGCTTCGGCCTGGACGAGTCCCGGCTGTGGCCCTCGATCCTGCACGGGGACGACGAGGCGCTCGCGCTGTGGAAGAAGGTCACCGGCCTGCCCGAGGACCGGATCGTCCGGCTCGGCCGCAAGGAGAACTACTGGTCGATGGGCGTGCCCGGTCCCGGTGGTCCGTGCTCGGAGATCCTCTACGACCGCGGCCCGCAGTACGGCCCCGACGGCGAGTTCGGCACCACCAGCCGGACCGAGATGCCGGTCGAGCTCGAGGACCGCTACCTGGAGATCTGGAACCTCGTCTTCATGCAGGACGAGCTGAGCGCGGTGCGGTCCAAGGAGGACTTCGACATCGCCGGCTCCCTGCCGAACCGCAACATCGACACCGGCATGGGTCTCGAGCGGGTCGCGTTCCTCCTGCAGGGCAAGGAGAACATGTACGAGATCGACGTGATGGCGCCGGTGATCGCTCGCGCCGAGGAGCTCAGCGGCCGCCGCTACGGCGCGGACCGCGACGACGACGTCCGGTTCCGGGTGGTCGCCGACCACGTGCGCAGCTCGATGATGCTGATCGGCGACGGCGTGACCCCGGGCAACGAGGCGCGCGGCTACGTCCTGCGCCGGCTGCTGCGCCGCGCGGTGCGCTCGATGCGGCTGCTCGGCTACGAGGACCCCGCCCTGCCGGAGCTGATGCCGGTCAGCCGCGACCGGATGGGCGAGACCTACTCCGACCTGCACAGCGACTGGGAACGGATCTCCCGGGTCGCCTACGCCGAGGAGGAGGCGTTCCGCAAGACCCTCCAGGCGGGCACCACGATCTTCGACCTAGCCGCGGGCCAGGTGAAGGAGAGCGGCGGCCGGGTGCTCTCGGGCCAGCAGGCGTTCTCCCTGCACGACACCTACGGGTTCCCGATCGACCTGACCCTGGAGATGGCCTCCGAGCAGGGCCTGTCGGTGGACGAGGCGGGCTTCCGGGGCCTGATGGCCGAGCAGCGCGAGCGCGCCAAGGCCGACGCCCGGGCCAAGAAGGGGCAGCACGCGGACACCAGCGCGTACCGCGGCGTCCTGGACGCCCACGGACCGACCGAGTGGCTGGCCTACGAGACGCTCGAGACCGAGTCGCGGCCGCTGGCGCTGCTGCGCGAGGGGCACAGCGTGCCGGCCCTGGCGGCCGGTGAGGTCGGCGAGCTGGTGCTGGACCGCACCCCGTTCTACGCCGAGTCCGGCGGCCAGGCCGCTGACGCCGGCCGGATCGAGTTCGACGGCGGCGTGCTGGAGGTGCTCGACGTGCAGCGGCCGGTCCGCGGGCTGGTGGTGCACCAGGTCCGGGTACTGGAGGGCGAGCTGCCCGCGGACGCCGGGACGCTGCACGCCAAGGTCGACCCGGAGTGGCGCACCGGCGCCCGGCAGGCCCACTCCGGCACCCACGTGGTGCACGCGGCCCTGCGCGAGGTGCTCGGCCCCACGGCGCTGCAGTCCGGCTCCTACAACCGGCCCGGCTACCTGCGGCTCGACTTCGGCTGGACCTCCGCGCTCTCGCCGGACCAGGTCCGCGACATCGAGACCGTCTCCAACCAGGCGCTACGCGCCGACCTGCCGGTGGGCTGGCAGTACATGACGCTGGCCGAGGCCAAGGAGTGGGGCGCGATCGCGCTCTTCGGCGAGACCTACGACGACCAGAAGGTCCGGGTCGTCGAGATCGGCGGACCCTGGTCGCGCGAGCTCTGCGGCGGCACGCACGTCGACCACTCCTCGCAGATCGGCACGGTCGTGGTCACCGGCGAGGCGTCGGTGGGCTCCGGCAACCGGCGGATCGAGGCGTTCACCGGGGTCGAGGGCTTCGCCTACCTGGCCCGTGAGCGCGACGTCGTGCACGAGCTGACCACCATGCTCAAGGCGCAGCCCGACGACGTGGTCGGCCGGGTCCGGGACATGGTCGAGCGGCTCCGGGCCACCGAGAAGGAGCTGGAGCGGGCGCGCCTGAGCCAGCTGCTCGCCGGCGGTGCCGGCCTCGCGGCCGGCGCCCAGGACGTCGGGGGAGTGGCCGTCGTGGCCCACCGGGTCGACGGAGCCGGGGGCGGTGACGTGCGGACGCTCGCGACCGACGTGCGCGCCCGGCTGGCTGCTGATCGTCCCGGTGTCGTCGTCCTCGTGGGCGTCGCCGACGGCAAGGTGGCCGTCGTGGCGGCGACCAACGACGCGGCGCGCGAGCGTGGACTGTCGGCCAACGACCTGGTCAGGGCGCTCGGCCCGCACGTCGGCGGCCGGGGCGGTGGCAAGCCGGACATGGCCCAGGGCGGCGGTACCGAGGTGTCGGGCGTCGACGCGGCGGTCGCCGCAGTCGCCCCGGAGGTCGCCCGGGCCCTCGGGGGTGCCTGA
- a CDS encoding ABC transporter substrate-binding protein, with translation MSRWRPWAVGVASGLLLTACTGSGDPEDADEGAGAPGSSASRIADLRGPARPVEGAVSGGSLTVHLPGEPGPTSLDPAGLGQGQARAIMQALTQRSLTQYVRGEDGTPVLVPDLATDLGRPNEDHTEWRFTVRDGVTWEDGSAVTPGQVAFGITRTLDVKAFPLGPGADYTRPYFAGGTQGRSTEQQGKQGKKAKKAEKAPFTGVRVEGRDVVLTTTEPYPEMDRLVSLPGFGPVPEGKVSDPPGYGRKPWATGPYRVKRLVPGKRLVLVTNGQWQPDSDPGRHQYLDRWVFRFDRTQAQVDRLVLDGGKRARHTVATVSGHAYPEAAPALGDRLVPQAAPCVSTLAPDHTKITDLAVRRALALAYPYEEAWLAAGEVPGITRMHADSLVPPWFPGKQDRDAVDAGEGSWPRTDPERARELLAEAGHEPGDYELTMLVHEDDPRAVAVQARVTRALRRGGFAVRVLPVAESPYNVWGEPKSPLDKKLNVRAVSLCADWPSGSGLVEPLLRAGSDYNTARFAEESVEQELDRIAALPPTEQDEAWAELDERASAEQLPFVPTGFRRELLAFGQGVGNPTGEAASGAPNYRDLYVVQ, from the coding sequence ATGAGCCGCTGGAGGCCGTGGGCCGTGGGCGTGGCCTCGGGGCTGCTGCTCACGGCCTGCACCGGGAGCGGGGACCCGGAGGACGCGGACGAGGGCGCGGGGGCGCCGGGTAGCTCCGCGTCCCGGATCGCCGACCTCCGTGGGCCGGCGCGGCCGGTCGAGGGTGCGGTCTCCGGGGGCAGCCTCACGGTCCACCTGCCGGGGGAGCCGGGACCCACGTCGCTCGACCCGGCCGGACTCGGCCAGGGCCAGGCCAGGGCCATCATGCAGGCGCTGACCCAGCGCTCGCTGACCCAGTACGTCCGCGGCGAGGACGGCACCCCGGTGCTGGTGCCCGACCTGGCCACGGACCTGGGCCGGCCCAACGAGGACCACACCGAGTGGCGGTTCACCGTGCGCGACGGGGTGACCTGGGAGGACGGCAGCGCGGTCACCCCCGGCCAGGTGGCCTTCGGGATCACCCGCACGCTGGACGTCAAGGCGTTCCCCCTCGGGCCCGGCGCCGACTACACCCGGCCGTACTTCGCCGGGGGCACCCAGGGCAGGAGCACGGAGCAGCAGGGCAAGCAGGGCAAGAAGGCGAAGAAGGCGGAGAAGGCGCCCTTCACCGGAGTCCGGGTCGAGGGACGCGACGTGGTGCTCACCACCACCGAGCCCTACCCCGAGATGGATCGCCTGGTCTCCCTGCCGGGCTTCGGCCCGGTGCCGGAGGGGAAGGTCTCCGACCCGCCCGGCTACGGCCGCAAGCCCTGGGCGACCGGCCCCTACCGGGTGAAGCGGCTGGTGCCCGGCAAACGGCTCGTGCTGGTCACCAACGGTCAGTGGCAGCCGGACAGCGACCCGGGCCGGCACCAGTACCTCGACCGCTGGGTCTTCCGCTTCGACCGGACGCAGGCCCAGGTCGACCGGCTGGTCCTCGACGGCGGGAAGCGGGCCCGGCACACGGTGGCGACGGTGAGCGGTCACGCCTACCCCGAGGCCGCCCCGGCGCTGGGCGACCGACTCGTGCCGCAGGCCGCGCCCTGCGTCTCCACGCTGGCGCCGGACCACACCAAGATCACCGACCTCGCCGTACGCCGCGCGCTCGCCCTCGCCTATCCCTACGAAGAGGCGTGGCTGGCGGCCGGCGAGGTCCCGGGGATCACCCGGATGCACGCGGACTCGCTGGTTCCGCCGTGGTTCCCGGGGAAGCAGGACCGGGACGCGGTGGACGCGGGTGAGGGCTCCTGGCCGCGCACCGACCCGGAGCGGGCCCGCGAGCTGCTCGCGGAGGCCGGCCACGAGCCGGGCGACTACGAGCTGACCATGCTGGTGCACGAGGACGACCCCCGGGCCGTGGCCGTGCAGGCGCGTGTCACCCGGGCGCTGCGCCGGGGCGGCTTCGCGGTCCGGGTGCTGCCCGTGGCGGAGTCGCCGTACAACGTCTGGGGCGAGCCGAAGTCCCCGCTGGACAAGAAGCTGAACGTCCGCGCGGTCAGCCTGTGCGCCGACTGGCCGTCGGGCTCGGGCCTGGTGGAGCCGCTGCTGCGGGCGGGGTCGGACTACAACACCGCCCGGTTCGCCGAGGAGTCGGTGGAGCAGGAGCTCGACCGGATCGCGGCGTTGCCGCCGACGGAGCAGGACGAGGCCTGGGCCGAGCTGGACGAGCGGGCGAGCGCCGAGCAGCTGCCGTTCGTCCCCACCGGCTTCCGGCGCGAGCTGCTCGCCTTCGGGCAGGGCGTCGGCAACCCGACCGGCGAGGCCGCCTCCGGGGCGCCGAACTACCGCGACCTCTACGTGGTCCAGTGA
- a CDS encoding shikimate dehydrogenase: MTSSSRRCAVLGDPVAHSLSPVLHRAGYAELGLDWSYEARRVPAGALAGFVDRLDATWRGLSVTMPLKHEAHARADRLTPVARTAGVVNTLVLADDGTVLGDNTDLPGAVAAVRERTDAALRHAVILGGGATATSVGLALVGLGVTTVDLLVRTPERAAGTAAALRAHPAEPRVHVLPLTPGDADAAVGGALDQGAADIVVSTVPAAAQTAELVERLRDATCLFDVVYDPWPTPLAKAARGVVVSGLDLLVHQAALQFTLFTGEPAPLARMRAAGEQALAERSRTGAGA; encoded by the coding sequence ATGACCTCGTCCTCGCGCAGGTGCGCGGTCCTCGGGGACCCGGTGGCGCACTCCCTGTCCCCGGTGCTGCACCGCGCCGGGTACGCCGAGCTCGGCCTGGACTGGAGCTACGAGGCACGCCGGGTCCCGGCCGGCGCCCTCGCCGGGTTCGTCGACCGCCTGGACGCCACCTGGCGCGGGCTCTCGGTGACCATGCCGCTCAAGCACGAGGCGCACGCCCGGGCCGACCGGCTGACCCCGGTGGCGCGCACCGCCGGGGTGGTCAACACCCTGGTCCTGGCCGACGACGGGACGGTCCTGGGGGACAACACCGACCTGCCCGGCGCGGTCGCCGCCGTGCGGGAGCGGACGGACGCCGCGCTGCGGCACGCCGTGATCCTGGGTGGCGGCGCGACGGCGACCTCGGTCGGCCTGGCCCTGGTGGGCCTGGGGGTGACCACGGTGGACCTCCTGGTCCGCACGCCGGAGCGGGCCGCCGGCACGGCGGCGGCGCTGCGGGCCCACCCCGCGGAACCCCGGGTGCACGTGCTGCCGCTGACCCCGGGTGACGCGGACGCCGCCGTCGGCGGAGCGCTCGACCAGGGGGCGGCCGACATCGTCGTCTCGACAGTGCCGGCCGCGGCCCAGACCGCGGAGCTGGTCGAGCGCCTGCGGGACGCCACCTGCCTCTTCGACGTCGTCTACGACCCCTGGCCCACCCCGCTCGCCAAGGCGGCCCGCGGGGTGGTGGTCTCCGGGCTGGACCTGCTCGTGCACCAGGCGGCGCTGCAGTTCACGCTGTTCACCGGGGAGCCCGCGCCGCTGGCCCGGATGCGGGCGGCGGGGGAGCAGGCGCTGGCCGAGCGGTCGCGCACCGGGGCGGGCGCATGA
- a CDS encoding replication-associated recombination protein A → MGDTISEPGLFDAPDPGAGSLGANTYASAPLAVRMRPRTLDELVGQAQLRAPGSPLRRLVEGDQSMSLLLWGPPGTGKTTIAGIVSQQTDRRFVEVSAVAAGVKEVRAAIDAARAELSRGGRETVLFVDEVHRFTKAQQDALLPGVENRWVTLVAATTENPFFSVISPLLSRSLLLRLESLTDDDVDLVIEQALTDERGLRGRFELTEDARAHLVRLAGGDARRALTYLEAAAGAAASVGDGDRPTIDLELAETAVDQAAVRYDRQGDQHYDVTSAFIKSVRGSDVDAALHYLARMVEAGEDPRFIARRLVILASEDVGLADPTALTTAVAAAQAVQLIGMPEARLNLAQATIALAAAPKSNAVIKAIDAASADVRAGKIGPVPAHLRDAHYGGAKSLGHGGGYKYSHDEPYGVARQQYAPDVVLDATYYRPTNLGAEAAVKERWQRIRSLIRGARGDR, encoded by the coding sequence GTGGGTGACACGATCTCCGAGCCCGGACTCTTCGACGCCCCCGACCCGGGCGCCGGATCGCTGGGCGCCAACACGTACGCCTCCGCCCCGCTCGCGGTGCGGATGCGTCCGCGCACCCTGGACGAGCTGGTCGGGCAGGCCCAGCTGCGTGCGCCGGGGTCGCCGTTGCGTCGCCTCGTGGAGGGCGACCAGTCGATGTCGCTGCTGCTGTGGGGGCCGCCGGGCACGGGCAAGACCACCATCGCCGGGATCGTCAGCCAGCAGACCGACCGCAGGTTCGTCGAGGTCTCCGCCGTGGCCGCCGGGGTCAAGGAGGTCCGCGCGGCGATCGACGCCGCGCGCGCCGAGCTCTCCCGGGGTGGCCGGGAGACCGTGCTCTTCGTCGACGAGGTGCACCGGTTCACCAAGGCCCAGCAGGACGCGCTGCTGCCGGGCGTGGAGAACCGCTGGGTGACCCTGGTGGCAGCCACCACGGAGAACCCGTTCTTCTCGGTGATCTCCCCGCTGCTCTCCCGCAGCCTGCTGCTCCGGCTGGAGTCGCTGACCGACGACGACGTCGACCTGGTGATCGAGCAGGCGCTGACCGACGAGCGGGGCCTGCGCGGCCGGTTCGAGCTCACCGAGGACGCCCGGGCCCACCTGGTCCGGCTCGCCGGCGGTGACGCCCGCCGCGCGCTGACCTACCTGGAGGCGGCGGCCGGCGCGGCCGCCTCGGTGGGGGACGGCGACCGCCCCACGATCGACCTGGAGCTGGCGGAGACCGCGGTCGACCAGGCGGCCGTGCGCTACGACCGCCAGGGCGACCAGCACTACGACGTCACCAGCGCCTTCATCAAGTCGGTGCGGGGCTCCGACGTGGACGCCGCGCTGCACTACCTGGCCCGGATGGTCGAGGCGGGGGAGGACCCTCGGTTCATCGCCCGTCGTCTGGTCATCCTGGCCAGCGAAGACGTCGGGCTCGCCGACCCGACCGCGCTCACCACGGCCGTGGCCGCGGCCCAGGCGGTCCAGCTGATCGGGATGCCGGAGGCCCGGCTCAACCTGGCCCAGGCCACGATCGCGCTGGCCGCCGCACCCAAGTCCAACGCCGTGATCAAGGCGATCGACGCCGCCAGCGCCGACGTCCGGGCAGGGAAGATCGGCCCGGTGCCGGCCCACCTGCGCGACGCGCACTACGGGGGTGCCAAGTCCCTGGGGCACGGCGGCGGCTACAAGTACTCCCACGACGAGCCGTACGGGGTGGCCCGGCAGCAGTACGCCCCGGACGTGGTCCTCGACGCGACCTACTACCGGCCCACCAACCTGGGGGCCGAGGCCGCGGTCAAGGAGCGCTGGCAGCGGATCCGCAGCCTCATCCGGGGCGCACGCGGAGACAGGTAG
- the mltG gene encoding endolytic transglycosylase MltG — protein sequence MSEHTDADYEETEERTYGASGGARRKKRRRSPVGCLVALVVVAALAAGLYVGAQKGIEFVSDQFGSVEDYPGPGQGSVMFEVSPGDVAAQIGRNLKDAGVVASVQAFIDAAAANPDSSRIQPGSYELAEEMRAVDALDILLDPANQVKNTVTIPEGLRVTDIVDVLVEETDFNRKRYEKALADPAALGLPDYAEGNAEGYLFPATYEIGPKDKPKDILAAMVRRWRQAADEVGLEERAAALGKTPAEIMIIASLVEAEGRGDDMPKVARVIYNRLDGPGDKGGTNGLLQIDAANAYGIGKSGTTALTTEELAEDTPYNTRLYPGLPPTPVEAPGDDAIAAAVEPAEGPWYYYVTVDLATGETKFTDSYDEFLEFKQEYLTYCESSDAC from the coding sequence ATGAGTGAGCACACGGACGCGGACTACGAGGAGACGGAGGAGCGCACGTACGGCGCCTCCGGCGGCGCCCGGCGGAAGAAGCGCCGCCGCAGCCCGGTGGGCTGTCTGGTCGCCCTGGTCGTCGTCGCCGCCCTGGCCGCCGGGCTCTACGTGGGCGCGCAGAAGGGCATCGAGTTCGTCTCCGACCAGTTCGGCTCGGTCGAGGACTACCCCGGCCCCGGTCAGGGGTCGGTGATGTTCGAGGTGAGCCCCGGCGACGTGGCCGCCCAGATCGGTCGCAACCTCAAGGACGCCGGGGTGGTCGCCTCGGTGCAGGCGTTCATCGACGCCGCCGCGGCGAACCCCGACTCGTCGCGGATCCAGCCCGGCTCCTACGAGCTGGCCGAGGAGATGCGCGCGGTCGACGCGCTGGACATTCTGCTGGACCCCGCCAACCAGGTGAAGAACACCGTGACCATCCCCGAGGGCCTGCGGGTGACCGACATCGTCGACGTGCTGGTCGAGGAGACGGACTTCAACCGCAAGCGCTACGAGAAGGCGCTCGCCGACCCCGCCGCGCTGGGGCTGCCGGACTACGCCGAGGGCAACGCCGAGGGCTACCTCTTCCCCGCGACCTACGAGATCGGTCCGAAGGACAAGCCGAAGGACATCCTGGCCGCGATGGTCCGCCGGTGGCGTCAGGCCGCCGACGAGGTGGGGCTGGAGGAGCGCGCCGCCGCGCTGGGCAAGACCCCCGCGGAGATCATGATCATCGCCTCGCTGGTCGAGGCCGAGGGCCGCGGCGACGACATGCCGAAGGTCGCGCGGGTGATCTACAACCGGCTCGACGGACCCGGCGACAAGGGGGGCACCAACGGGCTGCTCCAGATCGACGCCGCGAACGCCTACGGCATCGGCAAGTCCGGCACCACGGCGCTGACCACCGAGGAGCTGGCGGAGGACACGCCCTACAACACCCGGCTCTATCCCGGGCTGCCGCCGACCCCGGTCGAGGCTCCGGGCGACGACGCGATCGCCGCGGCGGTCGAGCCGGCCGAGGGCCCCTGGTACTACTACGTCACCGTGGACCTGGCGACGGGGGAGACCAAGTTCACCGACTCCTACGACGAGTTCCTCGAGTTCAAGCAGGAGTACCTCACCTACTGCGAGTCCTCGGACGCGTGCTGA
- a CDS encoding DUF6167 family protein, producing the protein MSRGLWFVAGAGAGLYGAARARRVMDSLSAEGLRARWHGLTHAARLAGEELGQARAERETELRDRLGLPPRPTDPTRVLEAPRPAGAPELLPTDDTRDTA; encoded by the coding sequence GTGAGCCGCGGCTTGTGGTTCGTCGCCGGCGCGGGCGCCGGTCTCTACGGCGCGGCTCGGGCGCGACGCGTCATGGACAGCCTCTCCGCCGAAGGGCTGCGCGCGCGTTGGCACGGGCTGACGCATGCCGCCCGGCTCGCCGGCGAGGAGCTCGGCCAGGCTCGCGCGGAGCGCGAGACCGAGCTCCGGGACCGCCTGGGGCTGCCACCCCGACCCACCGATCCGACTCGCGTGCTCGAGGCCCCGCGACCAGCGGGCGCGCCCGAGCTCCTCCCCACCGACGACACGAGAGACACCGCCTGA
- the ruvX gene encoding Holliday junction resolvase RuvX — protein sequence MRTGVRLGIDPGDARIGVARSDPSGFLATPVETVPRGRGDLRRIQRILAEEEAVEVVVGLPRSLSGGEGPAAAKTREFARALARRVAPVPVRLCDERLSTVSAESMLRDRGSKGSKRRAVVDQAAAVVILQHALDTERSTGSAPGEIVEVNDE from the coding sequence GTGCGCACGGGCGTACGGCTGGGGATCGATCCGGGGGATGCCCGGATCGGGGTCGCCCGCAGCGACCCGTCGGGATTCCTGGCCACGCCGGTGGAGACCGTGCCGCGAGGTCGAGGCGACCTGCGCCGGATCCAGCGGATCCTCGCCGAGGAGGAGGCGGTCGAGGTGGTCGTCGGACTGCCCCGTTCGCTGTCGGGGGGCGAGGGCCCGGCCGCGGCCAAGACGCGCGAGTTCGCCCGCGCCCTGGCCCGGCGGGTCGCGCCCGTGCCGGTGCGCCTGTGCGACGAACGGTTGAGCACGGTCAGCGCGGAGTCCATGCTCCGCGATCGGGGGAGCAAGGGAAGCAAGCGTCGTGCGGTGGTGGACCAGGCCGCCGCCGTCGTCATCCTGCAGCACGCGTTGGACACGGAACGAAGCACCGGATCCGCGCCCGGAGAGATCGTCGAGGTCAACGATGAGTGA